Proteins found in one Bacteroidia bacterium genomic segment:
- a CDS encoding CBS domain-containing protein — protein EDMPVSFAISYFDRYRYHRFPVLNKNKELVGMVTTRDISSHLLWEINREVEALERMNQSVTKKDGLEREVQSFSILKLDFENAGFASTEIKKRLKKNNVPPRIIRRAAIASYELEMNIVVHSNGGKIVAEYGPNEVIITGTDGGPGIEDVDKALTQGYSTAIEWIRSLGFGAGMGLPNVKAVSDDFTIHSSPKGTIVSSTIKF, from the coding sequence AAGAGGATATGCCAGTATCGTTTGCAATAAGTTACTTTGATCGTTATCGCTACCACCGCTTCCCTGTTTTAAATAAGAATAAGGAGCTAGTTGGGATGGTAACTACCCGTGATATCTCAAGTCACCTCCTTTGGGAGATAAATAGAGAAGTTGAAGCACTAGAGAGGATGAACCAATCTGTAACTAAAAAAGATGGCCTAGAGCGGGAAGTTCAATCTTTCTCCATTTTAAAGTTAGATTTTGAAAATGCAGGATTTGCCTCTACAGAAATTAAAAAGAGGCTAAAAAAGAACAATGTCCCCCCTAGGATTATCAGGCGTGCTGCTATTGCCTCTTATGAGTTGGAGATGAACATAGTGGTTCACTCCAATGGGGGCAAAATTGTAGCTGAGTATGGCCCTAATGAGGTAATCATTACAGGAACCGATGGAGGCCCTGGTATTGAAGATGTTGATAAAGCTTTAACGCAAGGATACAGCACAGCTATTGAGTGGATTCGCTCTTTGGGTTTTGGAGCTGGGATGGGATTACCCAACGTTAAAGCTGTTAGTGATGATTTTACAATCCATAGTAGTCCAAAAGGGACAATAGTCTCTTCTACTATTAAATTTTAA
- a CDS encoding iron-sulfur binding hydrogenase, with translation MVTLKSLVDTYNYKVFTLEDENATFKGGYTGDLLSDVMGNGEEDTVFITIQAHKNSVAVASLLGIKAILLCNGREADNDMIEAAKKENIAILGTDEDQFTSSWKIATLLGLK, from the coding sequence ATGGTTACGTTGAAAAGTTTAGTTGATACATACAACTACAAAGTTTTTACCTTAGAAGATGAAAATGCAACTTTTAAAGGTGGCTACACAGGAGATTTGTTAAGTGATGTTATGGGCAATGGGGAAGAAGATACAGTGTTTATCACCATCCAAGCTCACAAAAACAGTGTAGCTGTCGCCTCACTGTTGGGCATTAAAGCTATTTTACTTTGCAATGGAAGAGAAGCTGATAATGATATGATTGAGGCAGCTAAAAAAGAGAACATTGCTATTTTAGGAACTGATGAAGATCAGTTCACCTCAAGTTGGAAGATTGCCACTTTATTGGGATTAAAATAG